In one window of Candidatus Microthrix subdominans DNA:
- a CDS encoding universal stress protein translates to MVGLDSGAPAPGPLRHAASEAVLRNAMLHIVSVWSYPPMSTEERMLTTASAVEAETAERVAGIVGELMTEQPYRDLSAEVEVTQGAPANLLIAAAEDADLLVVGRSDGARVRHAVLGSVASKCVRHASGPVMVVPPAEGPVTATADDAERSEILVGIDGSEPAQRAMSWALAEAGLRGASVRAVYCWEEPMLLGGDLMMALPNPAVLERDAEAALNEWLSAADVPDGVTLTGATQRGNPGHALLDAIDDADLVVVGSRGLGGFKGLMLGSVARRVAHLAPCSVVVIS, encoded by the coding sequence GTGGTTGGGTTGGACAGTGGCGCCCCGGCGCCCGGCCCGTTGCGCCACGCGGCCAGCGAAGCGGTGCTTCGCAACGCGATGCTGCACATCGTGTCGGTGTGGTCCTACCCGCCCATGTCGACCGAGGAGCGGATGTTGACCACTGCGTCCGCCGTCGAGGCTGAAACGGCCGAGCGGGTGGCGGGCATCGTGGGCGAGCTGATGACCGAGCAGCCCTACCGTGACCTGTCCGCCGAGGTGGAGGTGACCCAGGGTGCACCGGCCAACCTGCTGATCGCTGCGGCCGAGGATGCGGACCTGTTGGTCGTCGGACGCAGCGATGGTGCGCGGGTGCGCCATGCCGTGTTGGGGTCGGTCGCCTCGAAGTGCGTGCGCCATGCGTCCGGACCGGTCATGGTGGTGCCTCCGGCCGAAGGCCCGGTCACCGCGACCGCCGATGATGCGGAGAGATCGGAGATCCTCGTGGGGATCGACGGGTCGGAGCCAGCGCAGCGGGCGATGAGCTGGGCGCTGGCCGAGGCCGGTCTGCGCGGTGCGTCGGTGCGGGCGGTGTACTGCTGGGAGGAGCCCATGCTGCTCGGCGGGGACCTGATGATGGCGCTGCCGAATCCCGCAGTGTTGGAACGCGACGCCGAAGCGGCCCTGAACGAGTGGCTGTCCGCCGCCGACGTGCCCGACGGGGTGACGCTCACCGGGGCGACCCAGCGCGGCAATCCAGGCCACGCCCTGCTGGACGCAATCGATGACGCCGACCTGGTCGTCGTCGGGTCACGGGGCCTGGGTGGCTTCAAGGGCCTGATGCTGGGTTCGGTTGCTCGCAGGGTGGCGCACCTGGCGCCTTGCTCGGTCGTCGTCATCTCCTAA
- the trxA gene encoding thioredoxin, which yields MTSTVLTCTSCQTKNRVPDATAGRPRCASCQAELPWLVDVDAAGFDEAIATSSLPIVVDLWAPWCGPCRMVAPELELLAAERAGKLRVVKVNVDEAPAVSARLGVQGIPTMLLFVGGAEVGRQVGALPGAALRSWIDQTLAGHTTPR from the coding sequence ATGACCAGCACCGTGCTCACCTGCACGAGTTGTCAGACCAAAAATCGCGTGCCCGATGCCACGGCGGGGCGACCCCGCTGCGCATCCTGTCAGGCCGAACTCCCCTGGCTGGTCGACGTCGATGCCGCCGGGTTCGATGAGGCGATCGCCACGTCCTCGCTGCCGATCGTTGTCGACCTGTGGGCGCCCTGGTGTGGGCCGTGTCGCATGGTGGCCCCCGAGCTTGAGCTGCTGGCGGCCGAGCGGGCCGGCAAGCTGCGGGTCGTCAAGGTCAACGTCGACGAGGCGCCGGCGGTGTCGGCCCGGCTGGGAGTGCAGGGCATCCCAACCATGTTGCTCTTCGTCGGCGGCGCCGAGGTAGGGCGTCAGGTCGGTGCGCTGCCGGGCGCAGCGCTGCGCAGCTGGATCGACCAGACGCTCGCCGGACATACGACGCCTCGGTGA
- the cysD gene encoding sulfate adenylyltransferase subunit CysD, translated as MSYELSHLRSLEAEAIHIIREVAAEFERPAMLFSGGKDSAVMLHLAVKAFYPAKPPFPLLHIDTGHNFPEVLTFRDETVERTGVRLEVASVQQAIDEGKLTEQTGRGASRNQLQTLPLLEAIEKYRFDALFGGGRRDEEKARAKERVFSHRDDFGQWDPKNQRPELWSLYNPRYRPGEHFRVFPLSNWTELDIWQYIEADEVALPNIYYAHRREVFLRDGMWLSVGPHVQPGDDEVIETRIVRYRTVGDMSCTGAVESPAATNAEIVAEVAAARVTERGATRADDRASEAAMEDRKKLGYF; from the coding sequence ATGTCGTACGAGCTCTCTCATCTGCGCAGCCTGGAAGCCGAGGCGATCCACATCATCCGCGAGGTGGCCGCTGAGTTCGAGCGTCCAGCCATGCTGTTCTCGGGCGGCAAGGACTCTGCGGTCATGTTGCACCTGGCGGTGAAGGCGTTTTATCCGGCCAAGCCGCCGTTCCCGCTGCTCCATATCGACACCGGCCACAACTTTCCCGAGGTCCTCACCTTTCGGGACGAGACGGTTGAGCGCACCGGGGTGCGGCTGGAGGTGGCATCGGTGCAGCAGGCGATCGACGAGGGCAAGCTGACCGAGCAGACCGGCAGGGGCGCCAGCCGCAACCAGCTGCAGACCCTGCCGCTGCTCGAAGCGATCGAGAAGTACCGTTTCGACGCGCTGTTCGGTGGTGGGCGCCGCGACGAGGAGAAGGCCCGTGCCAAGGAGCGGGTGTTCAGCCATCGCGACGACTTCGGTCAGTGGGATCCCAAGAACCAGCGTCCCGAGCTGTGGAGCCTGTACAACCCGCGCTACCGGCCCGGCGAGCACTTCCGGGTGTTCCCGCTGAGCAACTGGACCGAGCTCGACATCTGGCAGTACATCGAGGCCGACGAGGTCGCTTTGCCCAACATCTATTACGCCCATCGACGCGAGGTGTTCCTCCGCGACGGCATGTGGCTGTCGGTTGGCCCCCACGTTCAGCCGGGCGACGACGAAGTGATCGAGACCCGCATTGTGCGCTACCGGACGGTGGGGGACATGAGCTGCACGGGCGCAGTTGAGTCGCCGGCGGCGACCAACGCCGAGATCGTCGCCGAGGTGGCGGCCGCCCGGGTGACCGAGCGTGGGGCCACCCGTGCCGATGACCGGGCCTCCGAAGCGGCCATGGAGGATCGAAAAAAGTTGGGGTACTTCTAA
- the cysN gene encoding sulfate adenylyltransferase subunit CysN, translating into MEILRLATAGSVDDGKSTLIGRLLFDTKTIFEDQLASVEATSVQMGTEYTNLALLTDGLRAEREQGITIDVAYRYFATPNRKFIIADTPGHIQYTRNMVTGASTADVAIILLDARKGVLEQSRRHAFLASLLGIPHLVLAVNKMDLVDYDQLVFERLKDEFRSFAAKLDIGDLTFIPVSALHGDNIVSRSTNTPWYEGTSLLHHLEEVHIASDRNLIDARFPVQYVIRPQSTEFHDYRGYAGTVAGGVFKPGDDVVVLPSGLTTTIASIDTADGPVDEAFNPMSVTIRLSDELDVSRGDMICRPANQPRVTQDIDAMIAWMADTSTLREGAMYSIKHTTRTARAKVRDVKYRLDINTLHRDETASGLTTNEIGRVTLRTTAPLFVDEYRRNRTTGSFILVDEDTNATVGAGMVLGEAQQV; encoded by the coding sequence ATGGAAATCCTGCGCTTGGCGACGGCCGGCAGCGTCGACGACGGCAAGTCGACCCTGATCGGTCGCCTGTTGTTCGACACGAAGACGATCTTTGAGGATCAGCTGGCGTCGGTGGAGGCCACCTCGGTGCAGATGGGCACCGAGTACACCAACCTGGCGCTACTGACCGACGGCCTGCGGGCCGAGCGTGAGCAGGGCATCACGATCGACGTGGCCTACCGCTACTTCGCCACGCCAAACCGCAAGTTCATCATCGCCGACACCCCCGGCCACATTCAGTACACCCGCAACATGGTCACCGGGGCGTCCACCGCCGACGTGGCCATCATCCTGTTGGATGCCCGTAAGGGCGTGCTCGAACAGAGCCGGCGTCACGCCTTCCTGGCGTCGCTGCTCGGCATCCCTCACCTGGTGCTGGCGGTCAACAAGATGGACCTGGTCGACTACGACCAGTTGGTCTTCGAACGCCTCAAGGACGAGTTTCGTTCCTTTGCGGCGAAGTTGGACATCGGCGACCTGACGTTCATCCCGGTGTCGGCCCTGCACGGCGACAACATCGTCAGCCGCAGCACCAACACGCCGTGGTACGAGGGAACCTCGCTGCTGCACCACCTGGAGGAGGTGCACATCGCGTCGGATCGCAACCTGATCGATGCCCGCTTCCCGGTGCAGTACGTGATCCGCCCGCAGTCCACCGAGTTTCACGATTATCGGGGCTATGCGGGCACGGTGGCCGGCGGCGTCTTCAAGCCCGGCGACGACGTGGTGGTGTTGCCCTCCGGCCTGACGACGACGATCGCCTCGATCGACACCGCCGACGGGCCGGTCGACGAGGCGTTCAACCCGATGTCGGTGACGATCCGCCTGAGCGACGAGCTGGACGTCAGCCGGGGCGACATGATCTGCCGGCCGGCCAACCAGCCTCGGGTGACCCAGGACATCGATGCGATGATCGCCTGGATGGCGGACACGTCCACGTTGAGGGAGGGTGCGATGTACTCGATCAAGCACACGACCCGCACCGCACGGGCCAAGGTTCGCGACGTGAAATACCGCTTGGACATCAACACACTGCACCGGGATGAGACCGCCAGTGGCCTGACCACCAACGAGATCGGGCGGGTGACCCTGCGAACCACCGCTCCGCTGTTTGTCGACGAGTACCGCCGTAACCGCACCACCGGCTCGTTCATCCTGGTCGACGAGGACACCAACGCCACCGTCGGCGCCGGCATGGTGCTGGGCGAAGCCCAGCAGGTTTGA
- the cysC gene encoding adenylyl-sulfate kinase: MTDDVTWHAGQIDADARAEALGHRGAVVWLTGLSGSGKSTLAVEVERRLVVSGRPSFILDGDNVRHGLCADLGFSEVDRRENIRRVGEVALLMAEAAQVVLVPLISPYRSGRDAVRARAELAGVPFREVWVATPLAECEARDPKGLYAKARAGEISNFTGIDDPYEEPLQPELVVGGAAASLATSGASSEMASTLDEQADAIIALLG, encoded by the coding sequence GTGACCGATGACGTCACCTGGCACGCCGGCCAGATCGATGCCGATGCCCGGGCGGAAGCGCTCGGCCACCGGGGTGCCGTCGTGTGGCTGACCGGGCTGTCCGGGTCGGGCAAGTCGACCCTGGCGGTCGAGGTGGAACGGCGCCTCGTCGTCTCCGGGCGTCCGTCGTTCATCCTCGATGGGGACAACGTGCGCCACGGGTTGTGCGCCGACCTCGGGTTTTCCGAGGTCGACCGACGGGAAAACATCCGCCGGGTGGGCGAGGTGGCCCTGCTGATGGCCGAGGCGGCCCAGGTGGTGCTGGTGCCGTTGATCTCGCCGTACCGATCGGGCCGCGACGCCGTGCGGGCCCGAGCCGAACTGGCCGGCGTGCCCTTCCGTGAGGTCTGGGTGGCGACGCCGCTGGCCGAATGCGAGGCCCGGGACCCCAAGGGGCTCTACGCCAAGGCCCGCGCCGGGGAGATCTCCAACTTCACCGGCATCGATGACCCCTACGAGGAGCCGCTGCAGCCCGAGCTGGTCGTCGGCGGGGCCGCCGCATCGTTGGCGACCAGCGGCGCCTCCTCCGAGATGGCGTCCACGCTGGACGAGCAGGCCGACGCGATCATCGCGCTGCTCGGCTGA
- the ppsA gene encoding phosphoenolpyruvate synthase, which yields MNDTRWIIPLEQLTIDDVGKAGGKNASLGEMIKHLGSAGVRVPGGFAVTSAAYWHLVDDQGLRPAIAAVGAGLEKHPDSLRSVGATVREAFRSARVSDALADELRAAYEALCDRVGQSDVPVAVRSSATAEDLPEASFAGQQESFLNVRGADAVIEAYHRCVVSLFGDRAIAYRVENGFGHLDVALSVGIQQMVASDTGSAGVIFTIDPENGFPHHVLIDAAWGLGEAVVSGVVDSDRYRVFKAFLDDERLVPIVERSLGRKRLKIVNSTDESGDGPTMTVDTTNAERNQLVLDDPDLLTLARWAVIIENHYGRPMDIEWAKDGVTGELFIVQARPETVQARQSGAILTSYEVSNHGPQLVEGLSVGSGAATGEVCRLDSPDEGDRFVSGSILVADATDPDWVPVMQRAAAVVTNRGGRTSHAAIVSRELGVPAVVGTVDATSTLAEGQRVTVSCAGGDVGRVFDGPAKITTHELALDDLPATRTNLMVNLANPGAALKWWRLPAAGIGLARMEFIIGEHIRAHPMALAHPDRIEDVAVRRAIDELTGHHSSPAEYFVDRLASGIAALAATWADRPVIVRMSDFKTNEYAGLLGGRQFEPTEDNPMLGWRGASRYDHPGYRDGFALECQAVARVRNEIGFDNVIVMIPFCRTPEEADRVLQVMAEEGLARGDNGLKVYVMAEIPSNVIRAAEFAERFDGFSIGSNDLTQLTLGVDRDSAELAAHFGADDPAVLALIRQLIDAAHAADRPVGFCGQAPSNDPEYARLLVEAGIDSVSVTPDAFFDVNRRIAEAEAG from the coding sequence ATGAACGACACTCGGTGGATCATCCCCCTCGAGCAGCTCACCATCGACGATGTCGGCAAGGCCGGCGGTAAGAACGCCTCGCTGGGCGAGATGATCAAACACCTCGGATCGGCCGGCGTGCGGGTGCCAGGCGGTTTTGCCGTCACCTCGGCCGCCTACTGGCATCTCGTCGACGATCAGGGCTTACGGCCGGCGATCGCTGCCGTCGGTGCCGGGCTCGAGAAGCACCCCGACTCGCTGCGCTCCGTCGGCGCCACCGTTCGCGAGGCATTCCGCTCGGCCCGGGTGAGCGACGCTCTGGCCGACGAGCTGCGAGCGGCCTACGAAGCACTCTGTGACCGGGTCGGCCAAAGCGACGTGCCCGTCGCGGTGCGTTCGTCGGCGACGGCGGAGGACCTTCCCGAGGCGAGCTTCGCCGGCCAGCAGGAGAGCTTCCTGAACGTTCGGGGGGCCGATGCGGTGATCGAGGCCTATCACCGCTGCGTCGTGTCGCTGTTTGGCGACAGGGCGATCGCCTACAGGGTCGAGAACGGCTTTGGCCATCTCGACGTGGCCCTCTCGGTCGGAATCCAGCAGATGGTGGCATCCGATACCGGCTCCGCCGGGGTGATCTTCACCATCGATCCGGAGAACGGGTTTCCCCACCACGTGCTCATCGATGCCGCCTGGGGGTTGGGAGAGGCGGTCGTGTCCGGCGTGGTCGACTCCGACCGCTACCGGGTGTTCAAGGCGTTTCTCGACGACGAGCGACTGGTGCCGATCGTCGAACGGTCGCTGGGCCGCAAGCGCCTCAAGATCGTCAACAGCACCGACGAGAGCGGCGACGGGCCCACGATGACGGTGGACACCACCAACGCAGAACGCAATCAGCTGGTGCTCGACGATCCCGATCTGCTGACGCTGGCCCGCTGGGCTGTCATCATCGAGAACCACTACGGCCGCCCGATGGACATCGAGTGGGCGAAAGACGGCGTCACCGGCGAGCTGTTCATCGTGCAGGCCAGGCCCGAGACGGTGCAGGCCCGCCAAAGCGGCGCCATCCTCACCAGCTACGAGGTCTCGAACCACGGCCCGCAGTTGGTCGAAGGTCTGTCGGTCGGCAGCGGCGCAGCCACCGGCGAGGTGTGTCGCCTCGACTCACCCGACGAGGGCGACCGGTTTGTATCGGGATCGATCCTGGTGGCCGATGCCACCGACCCCGACTGGGTTCCGGTGATGCAGCGGGCCGCAGCGGTGGTCACCAACCGCGGTGGACGCACCTCCCATGCTGCGATCGTCAGCCGCGAGCTGGGCGTTCCCGCAGTGGTCGGCACCGTCGATGCCACCTCCACCCTGGCCGAGGGACAACGGGTCACCGTGTCGTGCGCCGGCGGCGACGTGGGGCGGGTCTTCGACGGCCCCGCCAAGATCACCACGCACGAGCTGGCGCTCGACGACCTGCCGGCCACCCGCACCAACCTGATGGTCAACCTGGCCAACCCCGGCGCGGCGCTGAAGTGGTGGCGGCTACCGGCGGCCGGTATCGGCCTGGCCCGCATGGAGTTCATCATCGGCGAGCACATCAGGGCCCACCCCATGGCCCTGGCCCACCCCGACCGCATCGAGGATGTGGCCGTCCGCCGGGCGATCGATGAGCTCACCGGCCACCACTCCAGCCCGGCCGAGTATTTCGTCGACCGGTTGGCCTCCGGGATCGCCGCACTGGCGGCCACCTGGGCCGACCGTCCCGTGATCGTGCGCATGAGCGATTTCAAGACCAACGAGTATGCAGGGCTGCTGGGTGGCAGGCAGTTCGAGCCGACCGAGGACAACCCCATGTTGGGATGGCGAGGCGCCTCCCGCTACGACCACCCCGGGTATCGCGATGGGTTTGCGTTGGAGTGCCAGGCCGTCGCCCGGGTGAGAAACGAGATCGGGTTCGACAACGTGATCGTGATGATCCCCTTCTGTCGCACCCCGGAGGAGGCCGATCGGGTCTTGCAGGTCATGGCCGAGGAGGGGCTGGCGCGCGGTGACAACGGTTTGAAGGTGTACGTGATGGCCGAGATTCCCTCGAACGTCATCAGGGCCGCCGAATTTGCCGAGCGCTTCGACGGGTTCTCCATCGGTTCCAACGACCTCACACAACTCACCCTGGGCGTCGACCGGGACTCCGCCGAGCTGGCGGCGCACTTCGGCGCCGACGACCCGGCGGTGCTCGCCCTCATCCGACAGCTGATCGATGCGGCCCACGCTGCCGACAGGCCTGTCGGGTTCTGCGGTCAGGCTCCCAGCAACGACCCGGAGTACGCCCGCCTGTTGGTCGAGGCGGGCATCGACTCGGTGTCGGTCACCCCGGATGCCTTCTTCGACGTCAACCGTCGGATCGCCGAGGCCGAAGCCGGGTAG
- a CDS encoding zinc-dependent alcohol dehydrogenase family protein, giving the protein MKAWSVERPGPIERGPLVLGERPDPKPEANEILVQVTYCGVCRTDLHLAEGDLVPHRSSTVPGHEVVGVVVARGAATNRFEVGQRVGIAWLRHTCGVCRFCRRGDENLCLTPRFTGWDADGGFAELTTVDEAFAYALPDGFDDASAGPLLCSGIIGYRALQRAELPDGGRLGIYGFGASAHLVAQMALARDAEVHVFTRAPEARRLALELGATAAGDSDAEPDVPLDSAILFAPVGHLVPVAMRALDRGGTLAIAGIHLSDIPAMNYDAELFQERQMRSVTANTRADGEALLALAESVPLRPTVTTYGFERVDEALRDVAADRLTGAAVVSVGGS; this is encoded by the coding sequence ATGAAGGCATGGAGCGTCGAACGACCGGGACCGATCGAGCGAGGCCCCCTGGTGTTGGGGGAGCGACCCGATCCCAAACCGGAGGCCAACGAGATACTGGTGCAGGTGACCTACTGCGGCGTGTGTCGCACCGACCTGCACCTGGCCGAGGGTGACCTGGTGCCCCATCGCTCCTCGACTGTCCCTGGTCACGAGGTGGTGGGTGTGGTGGTGGCCCGGGGTGCGGCCACCAATCGCTTCGAGGTTGGCCAGCGAGTGGGCATCGCCTGGCTGCGCCACACCTGCGGAGTGTGCCGCTTCTGTCGGCGGGGTGATGAAAACCTGTGCCTGACACCGAGGTTCACCGGTTGGGATGCCGATGGCGGCTTCGCCGAGCTCACCACCGTGGACGAGGCGTTCGCCTACGCGTTGCCCGACGGCTTCGATGACGCTTCGGCCGGGCCACTGTTGTGCTCGGGCATTATCGGGTACCGGGCGCTGCAGCGTGCCGAGCTGCCCGACGGTGGGCGACTTGGCATCTATGGATTCGGGGCGTCGGCTCACCTGGTCGCCCAGATGGCCCTGGCCCGCGACGCCGAAGTGCACGTGTTTACCCGGGCGCCCGAGGCCCGTCGGCTGGCCCTGGAGCTGGGCGCCACCGCTGCGGGCGACAGCGATGCCGAGCCGGACGTGCCGCTGGACTCGGCCATTCTGTTTGCGCCGGTGGGGCACCTGGTGCCGGTGGCGATGCGCGCTCTCGACCGGGGCGGCACCCTGGCGATCGCCGGCATCCACCTCAGCGACATCCCGGCCATGAACTACGACGCCGAGCTGTTTCAGGAGCGCCAGATGCGCAGCGTCACCGCCAACACCCGGGCCGATGGCGAGGCGCTGCTGGCCCTGGCGGAGTCCGTCCCACTGCGTCCCACCGTCACCACCTACGGGTTCGAACGCGTGGACGAGGCGCTTCGCGACGTGGCCGCCGACCGGCTCACCGGCGCCGCCGTAGTGTCGGTGGGCGGAAGCTGA
- a CDS encoding CBS domain-containing protein, with the protein MRVSEAVRREVVTVAPDATIVQAAETMESTGVGAMAVVDDGALVGIVTDRDIVCRGIARKVPLDGRIDSLMSTPVHSVAADSDLHDASAMFRQHAVRRLAVVDGTGIVGVITVDDLLINVSSHLADICQPVTAEAIFGHRDAPAPAVPPSTS; encoded by the coding sequence ATGAGAGTTTCTGAGGCAGTTCGGCGAGAGGTCGTCACGGTCGCACCCGACGCAACCATCGTTCAGGCGGCGGAGACCATGGAGTCGACCGGCGTCGGCGCGATGGCCGTGGTCGACGACGGGGCATTGGTGGGCATCGTGACCGATCGCGACATCGTCTGCCGCGGGATCGCCCGAAAAGTGCCGCTCGACGGTCGGATCGATTCGCTGATGAGCACCCCGGTGCATTCGGTCGCTGCCGATTCCGACCTGCACGATGCCTCCGCCATGTTCCGCCAGCACGCCGTCCGTCGCCTGGCGGTGGTCGACGGCACCGGCATCGTCGGGGTGATCACCGTCGACGATCTACTCATCAACGTGAGTTCCCACCTGGCCGACATCTGTCAACCGGTGACGGCCGAGGCGATCTTCGGCCATCGGGACGCCCCCGCCCCGGCAGTACCTCCCTCGACTTCCTGA
- the ettA gene encoding energy-dependent translational throttle protein EttA, with the protein MSAQFIFTMYKVGRVVPPDREVLKDISLSFYPGAKIGVIGPNGSGKSTLLRIMAGLDDGYTGEARLSPGFTVGMLEQEPKLDEAKDVTGNVMDGVAGTAKLLTDYDELMAGWADPDADYEALGTQQAELEAKIEAAGAWDLKRTVDIAMDALRLPPGDADVASLSGGEKRRVALCRLLLQRPDLLLLDEPTNHLDAESVAWIERFLSDYEGTVVAITHDRYFLDNVASWILELDHGKGMPFEGNYSGWLEQKQARMAKEEKHASTRQRTLERELEWVRMAPKARQAKSKARLAAYDQLLAEQQSAKGGSDGLEIYIPPGDRLGDQVIEVDHLSKGFGDKLLIDDLSFSLPKAGIVGVIGPNGAGKTTLFRMLVDAADQASNNPETQPDSGEIRVGSTVQLAHVDQHRDHLDGERTVYEEITDGDETIKLGTREMNGRAYCASFNFRGADQQKLVGQLSGGERNRVHLAKLLRTGGNVLLLDEPTNDLDVDTLRALEGGLENFPGCAVVISHDRWFLDRIATHVLAFEGNSQVRWFEGNFTDYETMRRKELGAEASQPHRIKYKPLTR; encoded by the coding sequence ATGTCGGCTCAGTTCATCTTCACCATGTACAAGGTCGGGCGGGTGGTGCCCCCGGACCGCGAGGTACTCAAGGACATCTCGCTGTCGTTCTATCCGGGCGCCAAGATCGGCGTGATCGGGCCCAACGGTTCCGGGAAGTCGACGCTGCTGCGCATCATGGCCGGGCTCGACGATGGCTACACCGGCGAAGCACGCCTCAGCCCAGGGTTCACCGTCGGCATGCTCGAGCAGGAGCCGAAGCTGGACGAGGCCAAGGACGTCACCGGCAACGTGATGGACGGCGTTGCCGGCACCGCCAAGCTGCTGACCGATTACGACGAGCTGATGGCCGGCTGGGCCGATCCCGATGCCGATTACGAGGCGCTGGGCACCCAACAGGCCGAGCTGGAGGCCAAGATCGAGGCCGCCGGCGCCTGGGACCTGAAGCGCACGGTCGACATCGCCATGGATGCGCTGCGGCTCCCGCCCGGCGATGCCGACGTCGCCTCCCTCTCCGGGGGTGAGAAGCGGCGCGTGGCGCTGTGCCGGCTGTTGTTGCAGCGGCCCGACCTGTTGCTGCTCGACGAGCCGACCAACCACCTCGACGCCGAGTCGGTCGCCTGGATCGAGCGGTTCCTCTCCGACTACGAGGGCACGGTCGTCGCCATCACCCACGACCGCTACTTCCTCGACAACGTCGCCAGCTGGATACTCGAGCTGGATCACGGCAAGGGCATGCCCTTCGAGGGCAACTACTCGGGTTGGCTCGAACAGAAGCAGGCCCGCATGGCCAAGGAGGAGAAGCACGCCTCCACCCGCCAGCGCACCCTGGAGCGTGAGCTGGAGTGGGTCCGCATGGCCCCCAAGGCCCGGCAGGCCAAAAGCAAGGCCCGCTTGGCCGCCTACGACCAGTTGCTCGCCGAGCAGCAGTCGGCCAAGGGCGGCAGCGACGGGCTGGAGATCTACATTCCGCCGGGCGATCGGCTTGGCGACCAGGTGATCGAGGTGGACCACCTGTCCAAGGGCTTCGGCGACAAGCTGTTGATCGACGACCTCTCGTTCTCCCTGCCCAAGGCGGGCATCGTCGGCGTGATCGGACCCAACGGCGCCGGTAAGACGACGCTGTTCCGCATGCTGGTCGACGCTGCCGATCAGGCGAGCAACAACCCCGAGACCCAGCCCGACTCGGGCGAGATCCGCGTCGGTTCGACGGTGCAGTTGGCCCACGTCGATCAGCACCGCGACCACCTCGACGGCGAACGCACCGTCTACGAGGAGATCACCGACGGCGACGAAACGATCAAGCTGGGCACCAGGGAGATGAACGGGCGCGCCTACTGCGCCAGCTTCAACTTCCGCGGTGCCGACCAGCAGAAGTTGGTGGGCCAGCTCTCCGGTGGCGAGCGCAACCGGGTGCACCTGGCCAAGCTGTTGCGCACCGGCGGCAACGTGTTGCTGCTCGACGAGCCGACCAACGACCTGGACGTCGACACCCTGCGGGCCCTCGAGGGTGGCCTGGAGAACTTCCCCGGCTGCGCCGTGGTCATCTCCCACGACCGTTGGTTTCTCGACCGTATCGCCACCCACGTGCTGGCCTTCGAGGGCAACAGCCAGGTGCGCTGGTTCGAGGGCAACTTCACCGACTACGAGACCATGCGGCGCAAGGAACTGGGCGCCGAGGCCTCCCAGCCACACCGGATCAAGTACAAGCCCCTCACCCGCTGA
- a CDS encoding HAD-IA family hydrolase translates to MSPIEAVVFDLGGVVLTSPFEAFAHYEAQQGLPDGFIRRLNMDNHDGNSWAKLERGQLDDEGFVREFEAEALAAGGEVDGHAILEMLVGEVRPEMAAEVYRLVDAGYGTAFLTNNAVPFDELAGMLPTGLDELLAAVDAVVESAVLKMRKPEDAFYRVALEALAVHPSQVVFLDDLGVNLKPAREMGMTTIKVGDPHAALAELHSALDARPRRP, encoded by the coding sequence TTGTCGCCGATCGAGGCGGTGGTCTTCGACCTGGGCGGGGTGGTGCTCACCAGCCCGTTCGAAGCGTTTGCGCACTACGAGGCGCAACAGGGGTTGCCCGACGGATTTATTCGCCGGCTGAACATGGACAACCATGACGGCAACTCGTGGGCCAAGCTGGAGCGTGGCCAGTTGGATGACGAGGGCTTCGTCCGGGAATTCGAGGCCGAAGCGCTGGCGGCCGGGGGCGAAGTGGACGGTCACGCCATCTTGGAGATGCTCGTCGGCGAGGTGCGGCCCGAGATGGCCGCCGAGGTGTACCGGCTGGTCGACGCCGGGTACGGCACGGCGTTCCTCACCAACAACGCCGTGCCCTTCGATGAGCTTGCCGGCATGCTGCCCACGGGGCTCGACGAATTACTCGCTGCGGTCGACGCAGTGGTCGAGTCGGCAGTCCTGAAGATGCGTAAGCCCGAGGACGCGTTCTACCGGGTAGCCCTCGAGGCGCTGGCCGTGCACCCGTCGCAGGTGGTGTTTCTCGACGACCTCGGGGTGAACCTCAAACCGGCCCGGGAGATGGGCATGACCACGATCAAGGTCGGCGATCCGCACGCAGCACTTGCCGAGCTGCACTCGGCATTGGATGCCAGGCCCCGCAGGCCGTGA